Proteins from one Staphylococcus saprophyticus subsp. saprophyticus ATCC 15305 = NCTC 7292 genomic window:
- a CDS encoding tyrosine-type recombinase/integrase, which translates to MYQQFINEFSKTHSKETIRKLNGYIRSALDDAVYEGLLPKNITYNVTFKGSNPPKDEQSKYINLVEYETLKKYFKSQNNRSSLALFIMICTGCRISGVLNMKYEYINQVKNELFIDERKNDVSPRTLTIAKDDMKHIIEMIEKLKLNTKGLLFNSFGTTLTINAVNKQLKQACKLHDIKEITSHALRHTHCSYLLANDVSIYYISKRLGHKNISVTTEIYSHLLEEKYLEENNKAIEILSAM; encoded by the coding sequence ATGTATCAACAATTTATAAATGAATTTTCTAAAACACACTCAAAAGAAACAATAAGAAAACTAAATGGATATATCAGATCTGCATTAGATGATGCTGTTTATGAAGGACTATTACCTAAGAATATTACTTACAATGTTACATTTAAAGGATCTAACCCCCCAAAAGATGAACAAAGCAAGTATATTAACCTAGTAGAATACGAAACACTTAAAAAATATTTCAAATCACAAAATAATCGTTCATCCCTCGCTCTATTTATAATGATTTGTACGGGCTGTCGAATAAGTGGTGTTTTAAATATGAAGTATGAATACATTAACCAAGTAAAAAATGAATTATTTATAGATGAACGTAAAAATGATGTGTCACCTCGTACTTTAACAATCGCTAAAGATGATATGAAACACATCATTGAAATGATTGAAAAACTCAAACTAAATACCAAAGGATTACTATTTAATTCTTTTGGGACTACACTTACTATTAACGCAGTTAACAAGCAACTAAAACAGGCATGTAAGTTACACGATATAAAAGAGATTACTTCACATGCGTTAAGACATACGCATTGCTCTTATCTCCTCGCAAATGATGTATCGATTTATTATATTTCAAAAAGGCTTGGCCATAAAAATATTTCTGTTACCACTGAAATCTATTCCCATTTATTGGAAGAAAAATATCTTGAAGAAAATAACAAAGCAATTGAAATTTTATCAGCAATGTAA
- a CDS encoding YfcE family phosphodiesterase, giving the protein MTKWIIVSDNHTEQGVLFDVINHHDHIDVAIHLGDSEFAYDDSELSRFYRIKGNTDFYAEFPNEETIEIDGIKAFYTHGHLYNVNRSRMQLAEQAKSLGCQFAFYGHTHVAKHENIAGVHVINPGSISQSRSNIEETYAELVIDEQSKEVVLNFYNRDHKVIDSETFEI; this is encoded by the coding sequence ATGACAAAATGGATTATAGTTAGTGATAATCACACAGAGCAAGGTGTGCTTTTTGATGTTATTAATCACCATGATCATATTGATGTTGCAATTCATTTAGGCGATTCAGAATTTGCATATGATGATAGTGAACTAAGTCGTTTTTATAGAATTAAAGGAAATACAGATTTTTATGCTGAATTTCCTAATGAAGAGACTATAGAAATAGACGGTATTAAAGCCTTTTATACGCATGGTCATCTTTATAATGTGAATCGTTCACGCATGCAACTTGCAGAACAGGCTAAATCGTTAGGCTGTCAATTTGCTTTTTACGGTCATACACACGTGGCTAAACATGAAAATATCGCTGGCGTACATGTAATTAATCCAGGAAGTATATCACAATCGAGAAGTAATATTGAAGAAACGTATGCAGAATTAGTTATTGATGAACAAAGTAAGGAAGTAGTACTGAATTTTTACAATCGTGATCATAAGGTCATTGATAGTGAAACTTTTGAAATCTAA
- a CDS encoding XTP/dITP diphosphatase, which translates to MEDIVIASTNKGKINDFKVIFPDFNVIGIAEIIEDFDVEETGDTFEANAKLKSEAAAKALNKRVIADDSGLEVFALDGEPGVYSARYAGTDKDDDANIDKLLTQLGDETDRSAQFVCVISMSTPGEETVQFKGTVQGEITLSKIGEHGFGYDPIFYLDDKNKTMAQLSAEEKSEVSHRGKAIEKLRQYLEGDES; encoded by the coding sequence ATGGAAGATATTGTAATTGCATCGACGAACAAAGGTAAAATTAACGATTTTAAAGTTATATTTCCAGATTTTAATGTTATAGGTATAGCTGAAATTATAGAAGATTTCGATGTTGAAGAAACGGGAGATACATTTGAAGCAAATGCTAAATTGAAATCAGAAGCTGCTGCAAAAGCATTGAATAAACGTGTGATTGCTGACGATAGTGGACTTGAAGTATTTGCTTTAGATGGAGAACCAGGCGTTTATTCTGCGCGTTATGCTGGTACTGATAAAGACGACGATGCCAATATCGATAAATTATTAACCCAGCTTGGTGATGAAACAGACAGAAGCGCACAGTTTGTATGTGTGATTAGTATGAGTACGCCAGGCGAGGAAACTGTACAATTTAAAGGTACCGTACAAGGTGAGATTACATTGAGTAAAATAGGTGAACATGGCTTTGGCTATGACCCGATTTTTTACTTAGATGATAAAAACAAAACGATGGCACAGCTTTCTGCAGAAGAAAAAAGTGAAGTCAGTCATAGAGGTAAAGCAATAGAAAAATTACGACAATATTTAGAAGGTGATGAATCATGA
- the racE gene encoding glutamate racemase: MEKPIGVIDSGVGGLTVAKEIMRQLPNETIYYLGDIERCPYGSREGSEVRQFTTELAQKLMTFDIKMLVIACNTATAVALNHLQNILPIPVIGVIEPGARTAIMTTKNNDVLILGTEGTIKSEAYRHHIKAINPNVEVTGIACPSFAPMVEQMRYKDPIITSIIIHQNLKHWRNSNADTVILGCTHYPLLYQPINDYFGGEKTVISSGLETAREVSALLTFSNEHAGYQRQPKHRFFVTGETEYIERIITEWLNISATVEKIDLKEQEA, encoded by the coding sequence ATGGAAAAACCAATTGGTGTAATTGATTCAGGTGTTGGCGGTCTAACAGTCGCAAAGGAAATTATGCGTCAACTACCAAATGAAACAATATATTATTTAGGCGACATTGAACGTTGTCCATACGGATCTAGAGAAGGATCTGAAGTAAGACAATTTACTACTGAATTAGCACAAAAGTTAATGACCTTTGACATAAAAATGCTAGTCATTGCTTGCAATACTGCAACAGCCGTTGCACTCAACCATTTACAAAATATTTTACCGATTCCAGTGATAGGTGTCATTGAACCGGGCGCACGTACAGCGATTATGACAACAAAAAATAATGATGTTTTAATTTTAGGAACAGAAGGCACAATTAAATCAGAAGCATATAGACATCATATTAAGGCAATTAACCCGAACGTTGAAGTGACAGGTATAGCATGTCCAAGTTTCGCACCTATGGTAGAACAAATGCGTTATAAAGACCCAATCATTACTAGTATTATTATTCATCAAAATTTAAAACACTGGCGAAATAGCAATGCAGATACAGTTATTCTGGGTTGCACACACTATCCATTGCTTTACCAACCTATTAATGATTATTTTGGTGGAGAGAAAACAGTGATTTCTTCTGGGCTAGAAACTGCTCGTGAAGTCAGTGCTTTACTAACATTTAGTAATGAACATGCTGGTTATCAACGTCAACCTAAACATCGTTTTTTCGTGACTGGTGAAACGGAATATATAGAACGAATCATAACAGAATGGTTAAATATAAGTGCTACCGTTGAAAAAATAGACTTAAAAGAACAGGAGGCATAA
- the sdhB gene encoding succinate dehydrogenase iron-sulfur subunit produces the protein MADTQEVHDAPEQNEQNQQPSQKTIKLIIKRQDTDQSTPYMEEFEIPYRENLNVIACLMEIRRNPVNSKGEKTTPVIWDMNCLEEVCGACSMVINGQARQSCSAIVDQLEQPIKLEPMSTFPVIRDLQVDRTRMFDNLKRMKAWVPIDGTYDLGPGPRMPEKKRQTAYELSKCMTCGVCLEVCPNVTKKNDFVGAQAISQVRLFNLHPTGSMTKDERLEALMGGGGLQACGNSQNCVNACPKGIPLTTSIAALNRETSFHMFKSFFGSDHQVQ, from the coding sequence ATGGCAGATACTCAAGAAGTACATGATGCTCCTGAACAAAACGAACAAAATCAACAACCTAGCCAAAAAACAATTAAATTAATTATTAAACGTCAAGATACGGATCAATCAACACCTTATATGGAAGAATTTGAAATTCCATATAGAGAAAATCTTAACGTGATTGCATGTTTAATGGAAATTAGACGTAATCCAGTTAATAGTAAAGGTGAGAAAACAACACCTGTCATTTGGGATATGAACTGTTTAGAAGAAGTATGTGGTGCATGTTCTATGGTTATCAATGGTCAAGCAAGACAGTCTTGTTCTGCGATTGTTGACCAATTGGAACAACCAATTAAATTAGAGCCAATGAGCACGTTCCCAGTCATTCGTGATTTACAAGTTGATCGTACTAGAATGTTTGATAACTTGAAACGTATGAAAGCTTGGGTACCAATTGACGGTACGTATGATTTGGGACCAGGCCCTCGTATGCCAGAGAAAAAACGACAAACAGCATATGAATTATCTAAATGTATGACATGTGGTGTTTGTTTGGAAGTTTGCCCTAACGTTACTAAGAAAAATGACTTTGTTGGTGCGCAAGCAATTTCTCAAGTTAGATTGTTTAACTTGCATCCAACAGGATCAATGACTAAAGATGAACGACTTGAAGCACTAATGGGTGGTGGCGGTTTACAAGCATGTGGTAATTCACAAAACTGTGTAAATGCTTGTCCTAAAGGTATTCCTTTAACAACTTCTATCGCTGCTTTAAATAGAGAAACATCATTCCATATGTTCAAATCATTCTTTGGTTCAGATCACCAAGTACAATAA
- the sdhA gene encoding succinate dehydrogenase flavoprotein subunit — MAEKKIIVVGGGLAGLMSTIKAAEQGAHVDLFSLVPVKRSHSVCAQGGINGAVNTKGEGDSPSVHLDDTVYGGDFLANQPPVQAMTEAAPKIIHLLDRMGVMFNRTKEGLLDFRRFGGTMYHRTAYAGATTGQQLLYALDEQVRSFEVDGLVTKYEGWEFLGIVKDDDNMARGIVAQNMTTSEIESFGSDAVIMATGGPGIIFGKTTNSMINTGSAASIVYQQGAMYANGEFIQIHPTAIPGDDKLRLMSESARGEGGRIWTYKDGKPWYFLEEKYPDYGNLVPRDIATREIFDVCVNQKLGINGENMVYLDLSHKDPHELDIKLGGIIEIYEKFTGDDPRKVPMKIFPAVHYSMGGLYVDYDQMTNIKGLFAAGECDYSQHGGNRLGANSLLSAIYGGTVAGPNAVEYISNIEDSYTDLDQSFYEKRVQEEQEKFDHLLNMKGTENAYKLHRELGEIMTANVTVVRENKALLETDRKIVELMERYQNIDIEDTQTWSNQAVFFTRQLWNMLVLARVITIGAYNRNESRGAHYKPEFPDRNDEEWLKTTLATYQGKTEAPKFTYEPVDISLIPPRKRDYSSVSKGGK, encoded by the coding sequence ATGGCAGAGAAGAAAATTATTGTTGTCGGTGGAGGACTTGCCGGTCTGATGTCAACAATTAAAGCAGCAGAACAAGGCGCACACGTTGACTTGTTCTCACTTGTTCCTGTTAAACGATCACACTCTGTTTGTGCACAAGGTGGTATAAACGGAGCGGTAAATACAAAAGGTGAAGGGGACTCACCATCAGTACATTTAGATGACACTGTATATGGTGGAGACTTTTTGGCAAATCAACCGCCAGTTCAAGCAATGACGGAAGCTGCACCAAAGATTATCCATTTACTAGACCGTATGGGTGTTATGTTTAATAGAACTAAAGAAGGTTTATTAGACTTTAGACGTTTTGGTGGAACGATGTACCACAGAACAGCGTATGCTGGTGCGACAACTGGCCAACAATTACTTTATGCTTTGGACGAACAAGTTCGTAGCTTTGAAGTCGATGGTTTAGTTACAAAGTATGAAGGTTGGGAGTTCTTAGGTATCGTTAAAGATGACGATAATATGGCGAGAGGTATTGTTGCTCAAAATATGACAACATCAGAGATTGAATCATTTGGTTCAGATGCAGTCATTATGGCAACAGGTGGTCCTGGTATTATCTTCGGTAAAACGACTAACTCAATGATTAATACAGGTTCAGCAGCTTCTATCGTATATCAACAAGGCGCAATGTATGCAAACGGTGAATTTATTCAAATTCATCCGACCGCAATTCCTGGAGATGACAAACTTAGATTAATGAGTGAGTCAGCACGTGGTGAAGGTGGTCGTATTTGGACATATAAAGATGGTAAGCCATGGTACTTCTTAGAAGAAAAATACCCAGATTACGGTAACTTAGTACCTCGTGATATTGCAACGCGAGAAATCTTTGATGTATGTGTTAACCAAAAATTAGGTATCAATGGTGAAAACATGGTATATCTAGACTTATCACATAAAGATCCACATGAGTTAGATATTAAACTTGGTGGTATTATTGAAATTTATGAAAAATTCACTGGTGATGACCCTCGTAAAGTTCCGATGAAGATCTTCCCAGCAGTTCACTATTCAATGGGTGGTCTATACGTTGACTACGATCAAATGACAAATATTAAAGGTTTATTTGCAGCTGGTGAGTGTGATTATTCACAACATGGTGGTAACCGTCTAGGTGCAAACTCATTATTATCAGCGATATATGGTGGAACAGTTGCAGGACCAAATGCGGTTGAATACATCTCAAATATCGAAGATTCATATACAGATTTAGATCAAAGTTTTTATGAAAAACGTGTACAAGAAGAACAAGAAAAATTTGATCACTTACTGAATATGAAAGGCACTGAAAATGCGTATAAACTTCACAGAGAACTTGGTGAAATTATGACAGCGAATGTCACAGTTGTTCGTGAAAATAAAGCGTTATTAGAAACAGATAGAAAAATTGTAGAATTGATGGAACGCTATCAAAATATAGATATCGAAGATACGCAAACTTGGAGTAACCAAGCGGTATTCTTTACACGTCAATTATGGAATATGTTAGTGCTTGCAAGAGTGATTACAATCGGTGCATACAACAGAAATGAGTCTCGTGGTGCGCATTATAAACCAGAATTCCCAGATAGAAATGATGAAGAATGGTTAAAAACAACACTAGCTACTTATCAAGGTAAAACAGAGGCGCCTAAGTTTACTTATGAGCCTGTAGATATTAGCTTGATACCACCACGTAAACGTGACTATTCTAGTGTGTCAAAAGGAGGTAAATAA
- a CDS encoding succinate dehydrogenase cytochrome b558 subunit, whose product MAYSKNQFYLRRLHSLLGVIPIGGFLLVHLLVNHQATQGEAAFNKAAGFMESIPFLIAVEFIVIYIPILYHAVYGVHIAFTAKENVGHYSAFRNWMFLLQRVTGVITFIFVAIHLWQTRIQRALGHEVNFDMVHDIVTNPFWLIFYIVCLLAVTFHFANGLWSFLVTWGVLQSKKSQQIFTWVSLVVFLVVSYIGISAILAFL is encoded by the coding sequence TTGGCATATTCGAAAAATCAATTCTATTTAAGACGCTTACATTCTTTGCTAGGCGTAATACCAATAGGTGGATTCTTATTAGTTCATTTACTTGTTAACCATCAGGCAACACAAGGTGAGGCCGCGTTTAACAAGGCAGCTGGATTTATGGAATCTATACCTTTTTTAATTGCAGTGGAATTTATCGTTATTTATATTCCAATTCTGTATCATGCGGTTTACGGCGTACATATTGCCTTTACGGCAAAGGAGAATGTAGGGCATTATTCTGCATTTAGAAACTGGATGTTTTTACTACAACGTGTGACTGGTGTCATAACATTTATCTTTGTAGCAATTCATCTATGGCAAACACGTATCCAACGTGCGTTAGGACATGAAGTGAACTTTGACATGGTTCATGACATTGTGACGAATCCATTTTGGTTAATTTTTTACATTGTATGTTTATTAGCAGTAACATTCCACTTTGCGAATGGTTTATGGTCATTCTTAGTTACTTGGGGTGTTTTACAATCTAAAAAATCTCAACAAATATTCACTTGGGTTTCACTTGTTGTATTCCTAGTTGTTTCTTATATCGGAATCAGTGCAATCTTAGCATTTTTATAA
- the uvrC gene encoding excinuclease ABC subunit UvrC, which produces METYQEKIKQKLTVVPIEPGCYLMKDRNDQIIYVGKAKKLRNRLRSYFTGAHDAKTTRLVGEIRNFEFIVTSSETESLLLELNLIKQYQPRYNILLKDDKSYPFIKITKEKYPRLIVTRTVKKGSGKYFGPYPNAYSAQETKKLLDRIYPFRKCDKMPDKLCLYYHIGQCLGPCVYPVDLEKYAEMTKEITDFLNGEDKTILHNLEQKMQESSESLDFERAKEYRDLIQHIHNLNKKQKITSSDNTIRDVFGYSISKGWMCIQVFFIRQGNMIKRDATMIPLQQTEEEEFYTFIGQFYDLNQHILPKEVHVPKHLNKELIQSVVDTKIVQPLKGKKKDMVDLANHNAEVTLENKFELIAKDESRTVKAIEELGDVMGIQTPIRIEAFDNSNIQGVNPVSAMVSFIDGKPNKKGYRKYKIKTVDGPDDYKSMREVVRRRYTRVLNEGSPLPDLIIVDGGKGHMSGVIDVLENELGLDIPVAGLRKNDKHQTSEILYGEQAEVVPMKKNSQPFYLLQRIQDEVHRFAITFHRQTRQKTGLQSVLDTVDGIGAKRKTKLLRTFGSIKRMKEASVEDLKNSGLPQNVAENLHHALSNNS; this is translated from the coding sequence ATGGAAACATACCAAGAAAAAATTAAGCAGAAACTGACAGTAGTACCAATAGAGCCCGGTTGTTACCTAATGAAAGATCGAAATGATCAAATTATATATGTAGGTAAAGCAAAGAAACTTAGAAATAGATTAAGATCTTATTTTACTGGTGCGCATGATGCGAAAACCACAAGACTTGTCGGTGAAATTCGAAACTTTGAATTTATCGTAACATCCAGTGAAACTGAATCGCTACTATTAGAATTAAATCTTATAAAACAATACCAACCGCGTTATAACATCTTATTGAAAGATGATAAAAGTTACCCTTTTATAAAAATAACGAAAGAAAAATATCCAAGGCTCATTGTAACGCGAACAGTGAAAAAGGGAAGTGGGAAATACTTTGGACCATATCCCAATGCATATTCAGCACAAGAAACAAAAAAATTACTAGATCGTATCTATCCGTTTAGAAAATGTGATAAAATGCCTGACAAATTATGCCTTTATTATCATATTGGCCAATGTTTAGGGCCTTGTGTGTATCCAGTAGATTTAGAAAAGTATGCTGAAATGACAAAAGAAATAACGGATTTTTTAAATGGAGAAGACAAAACGATTTTGCATAATTTAGAGCAAAAAATGCAAGAGTCAAGTGAATCACTAGATTTTGAACGTGCCAAAGAATATAGAGACTTAATACAACATATCCATAACCTTAATAAAAAACAAAAAATCACATCTTCTGATAATACGATTAGAGATGTGTTTGGTTACAGTATTTCTAAAGGGTGGATGTGTATTCAAGTATTCTTTATTAGACAAGGTAATATGATTAAACGAGACGCAACGATGATACCGCTCCAACAAACGGAAGAAGAAGAGTTCTATACATTTATTGGACAATTTTATGATTTAAATCAACATATTTTGCCTAAAGAGGTACATGTACCGAAACATTTGAATAAAGAGTTGATACAATCCGTTGTGGACACAAAAATTGTACAACCACTTAAAGGCAAAAAGAAAGATATGGTTGATTTAGCAAATCATAATGCAGAAGTTACGTTAGAAAATAAATTTGAACTCATTGCAAAGGATGAATCACGCACTGTTAAAGCGATTGAAGAGTTAGGCGATGTAATGGGTATACAAACGCCTATAAGAATAGAGGCTTTTGATAACTCTAATATCCAAGGTGTAAATCCTGTGTCTGCAATGGTGTCTTTCATTGATGGTAAACCAAACAAAAAAGGTTATAGAAAATATAAAATTAAAACAGTTGATGGACCCGACGATTATAAATCAATGCGTGAAGTGGTACGCAGGCGATATACACGTGTATTAAATGAGGGCAGTCCATTACCAGATTTAATTATTGTAGATGGTGGTAAAGGCCACATGAGTGGCGTCATTGATGTTCTAGAAAATGAATTAGGTTTAGATATTCCCGTTGCCGGATTGCGTAAAAATGATAAGCACCAAACGTCAGAAATTTTATATGGAGAGCAAGCAGAGGTTGTACCTATGAAAAAAAATAGCCAACCATTTTATTTGTTGCAAAGAATTCAAGACGAGGTGCATAGATTTGCAATCACTTTCCATAGACAAACAAGACAAAAGACAGGATTACAATCTGTTCTAGATACAGTTGATGGAATTGGTGCCAAACGTAAGACTAAATTATTACGTACATTTGGGTCAATTAAGAGAATGAAAGAAGCAAGTGTAGAAGATTTAAAAAACTCTGGTCTTCCTCAAAATGTGGCTGAGAATCTTCATCACGCCTTATCCAATAATTCATAG
- the trxA gene encoding thioredoxin translates to MAIVKVTDSNFDDNIQSGVNLVDFWATWCGPCKMIAPVLEELAGDYDGKANILKLDVDENPSTAAKFEVMSIPTLIVFKDGEPVDKVVGFQPKENLAEVIEKHL, encoded by the coding sequence ATGGCAATCGTAAAAGTAACAGATTCAAACTTTGATGATAATATTCAATCAGGGGTCAATTTAGTAGATTTTTGGGCAACTTGGTGTGGTCCATGTAAGATGATTGCTCCAGTATTAGAAGAATTAGCTGGTGACTATGATGGCAAAGCTAATATTTTAAAATTAGATGTAGATGAAAATCCATCAACAGCTGCTAAATTTGAAGTTATGAGTATCCCAACTTTAATCGTTTTTAAAGATGGCGAACCAGTTGACAAAGTTGTTGGTTTCCAACCAAAAGAAAACTTAGCTGAAGTAATCGAAAAACACTTATAA
- a CDS encoding endonuclease MutS2 — MRQKSLNVLEFDKIKALIENETISDLGKEKVVDMAPATDFNTVEFQMNETDEISQIYNKHRMPSLSGLAKISTYIHRAKIGGVLSVSELNVIKRLIQIQNQYKTFYNNLLNEEETINYPILNDRMEQLPVLSDLYQSIHQKCDTYDLYDNASYELQGIRSKISSTNQRIKQNLDKIVKSQANQKKLSDAIVTVRNERNVIPVKAEYRQDFNGIVHDQSASGQTLYIEPSSIVEMSNQISRLKNDEAIERERILSALTVEVAEEADACLISESIMGQIDFLTAKARYASSIKGTKPQFTKDRTVYLPKAFHPLLDKQTVVANTIEFAQDIETVIITGPNTGGKTVTLKTLGLIIVMAQSGILIPTLDGSQLSIFENVYCDIGDEQSIEQSLSTFSSHMKNIVEILQDTTKNSLILFDELGAGTDPSEGAALAMSILDHVHEIGSLVMATTHYPELKAYSYNREGVMNASVEFDVNTLSPTYKLLMGVPGRSNAFDISKKLGLNMKVIQKAKSMIGQDEQEINEMIASLESNSKRVDEQRIELDYLLREAQDTHDALAKQYEQYQNHEKQLMNEAKEKANQRVKSATKEADDILKELRELRDQKGADVKEHELIDKKKQLDDQYEAKSLKQNVQKKKWDEINAGDEVKVLTYGQKGEVLELIDNNEAVVQMGIIKMKLPLEDLEKTKKTKSEPTKMIKRENRQSIKMELDLRGYRYDEAMVAVDQYLDQAVLSNYEQVYIIHGKGTGALQKGVQNHLKRHKSVASYRNGMPSEGGFGVTVVEIK, encoded by the coding sequence ATGAGACAGAAATCTTTAAATGTCTTAGAATTCGATAAAATAAAAGCATTGATAGAAAATGAAACAATCAGTGATTTAGGTAAAGAAAAAGTTGTAGATATGGCACCGGCAACTGATTTTAACACGGTTGAATTTCAAATGAACGAAACAGATGAGATTTCACAAATTTATAACAAACATCGTATGCCTAGTTTAAGTGGATTAGCTAAAATATCCACGTATATTCATAGAGCGAAAATCGGTGGTGTACTCAGTGTTAGCGAATTAAATGTCATTAAACGCCTAATACAAATCCAAAATCAATATAAAACATTTTATAATAATTTATTAAATGAAGAAGAAACTATTAATTACCCTATTCTTAACGATAGAATGGAGCAACTGCCTGTATTGTCAGATTTATATCAAAGTATTCATCAAAAATGTGATACTTATGATTTATATGATAATGCAAGTTATGAATTACAAGGAATTAGAAGTAAAATTTCTAGTACGAATCAAAGAATTAAACAAAATTTAGACAAGATTGTTAAGAGTCAAGCTAACCAGAAGAAACTATCTGACGCGATTGTCACTGTACGTAATGAGCGAAATGTAATTCCAGTGAAAGCAGAGTATCGCCAAGATTTTAATGGTATTGTTCATGATCAGTCTGCTTCTGGACAAACCTTATATATTGAGCCCTCATCCATTGTAGAGATGAGTAACCAAATAAGCCGTTTAAAAAATGATGAAGCGATTGAAAGAGAACGCATCTTATCCGCATTGACAGTAGAAGTAGCTGAAGAAGCAGATGCATGTTTAATTTCAGAGTCAATCATGGGCCAAATTGATTTCTTAACAGCCAAAGCACGCTATGCAAGTTCAATTAAAGGAACCAAACCACAATTTACAAAAGATAGAACAGTTTATTTACCAAAAGCTTTTCATCCATTACTTGATAAGCAAACAGTTGTTGCGAATACAATTGAATTTGCACAAGATATTGAAACAGTTATTATTACAGGTCCAAACACCGGTGGTAAAACAGTTACATTGAAAACATTAGGCTTAATCATTGTTATGGCACAATCAGGTATACTTATCCCGACATTAGATGGTAGCCAATTAAGTATTTTTGAAAATGTATACTGTGATATTGGTGATGAACAATCTATTGAGCAATCACTTTCTACTTTCTCTTCACATATGAAGAATATTGTTGAAATTTTACAAGATACAACTAAAAACAGTTTGATATTATTTGACGAGTTAGGTGCTGGAACTGACCCGAGTGAAGGTGCTGCACTAGCAATGAGTATTTTAGATCATGTTCATGAAATAGGCTCATTAGTTATGGCAACAACGCATTACCCAGAGTTAAAAGCATATAGCTATAACCGAGAAGGTGTAATGAATGCCAGTGTCGAATTTGACGTCAATACATTAAGTCCAACCTACAAATTATTAATGGGTGTACCAGGACGTTCAAATGCATTTGATATTTCTAAAAAACTTGGGTTAAATATGAAAGTCATTCAAAAAGCAAAATCAATGATTGGCCAAGATGAGCAAGAAATTAATGAAATGATTGCTTCATTAGAATCTAATTCAAAACGCGTAGATGAACAACGTATCGAGTTAGATTATTTATTAAGAGAAGCACAAGATACACATGATGCTTTAGCTAAACAATACGAACAATATCAAAATCATGAAAAACAATTGATGAATGAAGCAAAAGAAAAAGCGAACCAACGTGTGAAATCAGCTACAAAAGAAGCTGACGATATATTAAAAGAACTGCGTGAATTGAGAGACCAAAAAGGTGCCGATGTAAAAGAACACGAGCTCATTGATAAGAAGAAACAACTTGATGATCAATACGAAGCCAAATCCCTAAAACAAAATGTTCAAAAGAAAAAATGGGATGAAATCAATGCAGGTGATGAAGTTAAAGTGCTAACTTATGGCCAAAAAGGCGAAGTTTTAGAATTGATTGATAATAATGAAGCGGTTGTTCAAATGGGTATTATTAAGATGAAATTACCATTAGAAGACTTAGAAAAAACGAAGAAAACGAAATCGGAACCAACGAAAATGATTAAACGAGAAAATCGTCAAAGCATTAAAATGGAACTCGATTTACGTGGCTATCGTTATGATGAAGCAATGGTTGCTGTAGATCAATATTTAGATCAAGCTGTATTGAGCAATTATGAGCAAGTTTACATTATTCATGGTAAAGGTACAGGTGCATTACAAAAAGGTGTGCAAAATCATTTAAAACGACATAAAAGTGTGGCATCATATAGAAACGGTATGCCAAGTGAAGGTGGATTTGGCGTTACCGTTGTAGAAATAAAATAA